The region CACCAACGGGTTCATCTTTCAGCGCCATGAGGCCCCGGATTTTGCGGATCGCATGCGCCGCACGGCCGACGAATTGCTTGAGAGCGGCATCCGCAATTTCTGGATCAGCCTCGATTCAAGCGATCCGGACATCCATGAGAAAAACCGGGGCCTGCCCGGCGTGGTGCGGGGCATGGCCAAGGCTGTGCCCATCTTTCACGAACGCGGCCTTTACCCATCGGTCAATCTGGGCATCAATCGCCTCTGCGGCGGGCGCATTCCGGCCTTGCAGGCCCCCTTCGATGCGCACGGTTTTCGGCAGGGTTTTTCCGAGGCCTTCACCCGCTTTTTCACGTTTGCGACGGAACTCGGCTTTACCATCGCCAACTGTTGCTACCCCATGAGCGACGAAGACCTCGCCGTTTACCAGGCCACCTCCTCGGATCCGTTCATCCGTTTCAGCCCCGAGGAGAAGAGGGCCATGCTGCTCGCGCTCAAGGATGTGGTGCCGGATTTCAGGTCGCGCATCCGCCTCTTCACGCCGCTGTCCTCCCTGGACGCCCTGGTGCGGCAGGCCGACGGGGAGGCCGGACAGACATATGCCTGTCGCGGAGGCCTGGATTTCTTCTTCGTGGATGCCACGGCCGGACACGCCTATCCGTGCGGCTATCGCAGCGCTGAGGACCTTGGGCCTTTCTGGGAATTGCAGGATCTGCCCGACGGCGAGCCGGGTTGTCGGCGCTGCGACTGGGAATGCTTCCGGGACCCGTCCGAGCTGCTCGGGCCCTTCGGGATGGCGCTCTCCAATCCTCTGGAAGTGATGCGCAGGTTCTCATCCCGCCCGGAGCTGCCCGGCCTCTGGTTTTCCGACCTTCGCTACTACATGGCCTGTGACTTCTTTGACGGCACCAAACCCATGCGCGCGGAAAAACTGGCGCGCTTCGCGCCGCGTCAGGCCGCGCCCGCGCTTCTTGTTTCGACCGAAGCCGAGTCCTGAGCCGCCATCACGCTTCGATGGCCCATGCATTGCGAGGCCCCCGCGCGTTCAGGGCCGGGCCTTGAAGTGACCGCGCACCAGCATCCCCAGCCCGAAAAGCAGGGCCGCGACCGCGCCGAGTAGCGGCAATCTTGCAACGACGGACGGATCGGTCAGGAATTTTCCGGCATGCAGTCCGAGCAGGGTGATGAGCGCAGACCATAGTGTTGCCGTGAAAAGGTTGGCGGCGAGAAAGAAGCGCCAGCACAGATCCGAGACGCCAAAAGCAAAGGGGATGACTCCGCGCATGCCGTAAATGAACCTGTAGGTGCCAAGGAGCGGCAGGCGATGGCGCAGAAGCAGGCCGCCGACGCGGGCGGCCCTGGTCCCGAAGCGCGGATGTCCCGCAAGGTATGCGGACCCTTTGAGCCTGCCGAGCCAGAAGAAGAACTGATCTCCCGCCATGCTGCCCGCAAAGGCCGCCCCCACCACGGTCCAGAAATCGAACAGCCCCAGGGCCAGCCCCGCGCCGCCCAGAAGCACCGCCGTTTCCCCCTCCACAAAAGCGCCCAGTGCGATGGCCAGGGGGCCATATTGAGTAATGGTGTTCATATCCATGACCTGTCTTTGCCGCGAGCCTCAAACCTGCCCGTGACGGACAGGTGACGCTTCGGTGACAGCCCGGGCCCTTCGCCATGGGGCGCCCCGAAAGCTGTCACCGGGCGGTCACGAATTCTTCGCATCCTCTTCATGTTCGTTTGTTCAAGGCATTCAAACAAGGTGGTGTGCATGTTTTTCGATACAACAACGATGCAGGCGGGCATGGAAGGGCGGTTGGCCGACAAGATGGGTTTTGAAGGCGGGTGGAACGACCGCCTCCTGGACGTGCTCCCTTTCGGTCCTGACGACGCCACGGCCGGAAGCGAGAGCGAGTTGCAGGTCGCGGTCATGGGCAGCCCGGATTGCGTGGACCTGCCGCTCAGAATCCGGGAATCGAGCTTTTATCAGAACGTGGCCCGGCGCACCGTGGCCGGGGACACGTCGAGCCATACGCTCCTTGAGCTTGAACGCTATCTGGAGGCCGGTCCGGATGCCGTCTGGGAAAACAGCTGGGTGCGCTTTCCCCTGGGACGGCTGAACACCTTTGCCCGCCACACCCTGGAGCGTGACCTCCTGGCGGACAAGAGCGATCCCGCGTCAGGGCGCAGGAAGGACAGCGCGGACTTCTTTTTTGTCAGGGACGGCGAAGACTGGCTGCGCATTCCCATCAGTTATCTGCTCAAGCTCTCCCTGGCCGACCTGGCCGGGTCCGGCGTGACCTCCGAGGTGCGCAGGCTGGCCGAATCCTTTCTTGCCCATTTTCTGAACGACAACACCTCCCCCGAAACCTTCTCCTTTTATCCCGTGCCCATGGACGACGCGTTCCAGGGCGGGCGGGGCATCGCCCGGGAGACCAGCCAGCGGTTCCTGTTGTCCCAGCTCCTGCTCGACCACGCCAATGAAGGGTTCGGGCTCCTGGAATACGGGCAGCAGGCCATGATCTATTTCGCGCCCTTGCCCCCCGCCCGGCAGAAGCGCCTGAACGAGATCATCCCTGACGCCCATTACCGCGAGCTGTTCATGAACCCGTGCCTGTCGGGCTGGGACCGGGGGGAGGCCAAGAAGGAGTACATGGGCCTGTGTCACCGCATGCTCTCGCGCAGTCAGCTGAACACCATCGCCAAGCTGCGCGAGTCCGGCATCCTGACCAACAATCTGGTGGTCCTGCCCAATACCTCGAACACGTGCCTGGCCAACAACGGGACGCACATTTCGCTTGGCAGCAAGCGCCTTGGGGAGCTTCTGCACGCTGACGGGGATTTTGGCGTCACCGATGAGAAATACCTCGGGGACCTGGTCATCAAGATCGTGGAACATTTTCTGCCGCTATTTGTCGGCACCTACAGCGCCGCCCCCATGCGCATGGATTTCGAGGATTTTCATCCGGAGAAGGCGCTCGGATTCCTGCCGCACGAGCTCGATTACACCCACCTGCGCATGATCTGGCGGCGCTGGAAAAAGAAGGCCAAGCTAAAAGTCTGCGGCCGCCCTCTGACCCCTTTTGGTCCGCCGCTCATGGACAGGACCATTGCCAGGATTTTTGGGCTGCGCGGCGACTTCATCCCGGATTTTCGCCTGCTGGACTACATGACCACGCTCATGAGCACCCACCGCTGCGCGGCGCTTGACGGCGAGGTCGGCAACGACCTGCGGCTTAAACGCGATCTTGCGGCCATGGGCGTTTTCCATGAATCCATGTCCACCTATCTGCTCTACAAGCAGCGCTCGTTCGAGGTGATGGGGTTTTCCGGTTTCGAGGGCCGATTCTACAGCCTCTTCGATTCCCTGGAGGCGGACATGCGGCCCGCTTGCAGCAATTCTTGAGCGCGCTGGCCTGCAAGCTTGTGCTCAGCGGGCGCGTCAGCCGGTCTTCGATTCCCGACAGTCCGGAAGTGGAGAGCGAGCGACGTCAGATATTCTTCGCCACGGCCATCAACCTGCCCACTTTTTTCGTGCGGCGGGATTCGGGCAATGCCCTGCTTCTTGATCTCGTGTCCAGGGCCACCGGCGTTCGGGGCAGCCATCGCTATCCGGGCAACCTGCGCGTGCATGTGCAGGAGTACCGCAAGGCGCTGCTTGATTTCATCGAATCCGAAGGGCGGGACGTGATCGAACTTTTCGGGGCGCAGGAGCTGCTGCGCGATCTGCGCGCCCGCATCACGGACCCCGAACTTGGCGCGGGAGGAAAGCTGACCCGGCGCATTCTGAAGCATGTCGGGGCGAGTACGCCGCTGACCCTGCGCGCCCAGGACTTCAACATGGGCGCCGAGGATGTCTACAGGGGAGAATTGCGCACCGCGCATCTGGCCGAGGCCCTCGACTACCTGCTGGAAGATTGCCAGACGGTCAGGGATTTCGGCTGCCTGCCCGCACGGTTCTGCCGCACCGGGCTCCCCGCGCTGCTCGGCGGGCGGGACATCATGGAGTTCGCGCGAGAGGCCAGGTCGGAATTGAAACGTACGGGCGAGCTCGGCGGGTGCCGGCCGGTGCTGATCCAGCTTCTGCTCTTGATAATCGGCATGCACGGCGAAAACGCCCGAATCAGTCGGCCGGCCGCATAAGTCGCACAACTGGAAGGAAAAATGACGCATCAGTATATAGCCAGAGATTTGGGAAGCATCCGGAACGAGGAACTGTTCTGCGACCGGGTCATTGATTATCTTTATTCCCGCGTGCGGGAGAAGGCTCCGGCCCTGTTCGACGCCGTGACTTCGGCGCGATCCTCCAGTCTTTTGGGTTTCGTCAATTACGACCTGCCCCTGGGCGCGCGCATCTCGGGTGCAAGCGCGCTCATCAAACGCCTTGGCATCGACATCTCCGAGTGCGTTGAACCCCCGGCCCACTACAACACGGCTCGACGCATCTTCGAACGCCGCATCCGCTACGAAACCGTCCGGCCCATGACGGACGATCACGCCGCCGTGGTCTCCCCGGCGGATTCGCGCATGTTCACCGGTTCCCTGAACGAAGAGAGCGTACTCTTCATCAAGGACAAGTTTTTTTCCTTCGAGGAATTTCTGGGCCGCCCGAGCTGGAATCAGGTCTTCGCGGGCGGCGATTTCGCCATATTCCGCCTGACCCCGGACAAGTACCACTACAATCACGTTCCGGTCAGCGGGGTGGTGCGCGACTTTTACGAAATCGAGGGTGCGTTTCATTCCTGCAATCCGACCGCCGTCATCAGCGAGGTCACTCCCTTTTCCCGCAATCGCAGGGCGGTCACGATCATCGACACGGACGTCCCGGGCGGCAGCGGCTGCGGCCAGGTGGCCATGGTCGAGGTGGCGGCGCTCATGATCGGGCAGATCGTGCAGGCCTATGCTTCCTCGGGATACGCCCCCCACGAGCCGGTGCGCCCCGGTCTTTTTTTGCGCATGGGACAGCCCAAGAGCCTTTACCGGCCGGGCAGTTCCCTGGATGTGCTCATTTTCGAGCCGGGCCGAGTCGAATTCAGCCCCGACCTGGTCGCCAATCAGTTTCGGGGGGACGTGGGCAGCCGTTTTTCAAGCTGGCTGGGACGGCCCTGGGTGGAAACGGACGTGCGCGTGCGCGAAAGCATCGGCCGCGTCCTCAACCAAAACACATGACGGGCGGGATGAGCCGCGCCCGGATGGAGAAAATATGGAGTATTTGCTGATCGCCTGCTTCGGGGCCGCGCTTTTCGCCTTCATCTTCCTGAGCGGGCGCGTCCTGCCGAGCGAACGCTGGCAGATGATGGCCAGCGTGCCCCTGTTCAAGAATCCCGACGGCATGTGGCAGGCCCTCAACCTGACCTGGTACGGGGTGCTCAGCGCCCTGGCCTACACGCTGGCCACGGCCGTCGCCGTCGTGTTGCTGGGTTCGGTTGGCATGGGCATCCTTGGCCTTGTGCTCATGGTCGCAGGCATGCTCGGGCTGTGCATACCGGCGGCGAAGATCGTCGCCCGCCTCGTCGAAGGCAAGCCCAACACCCTGAGCGTGGGCGGGGCCGCCTTCGTGGGCATTGTCGTGGCTCCTTTCGTGGCCTCGGGCGTGGTCCGGCTGACCGGAAGCGGGGCGGTGCTGCCTGCGCTCGCGGCCCTGGCCATCGCCTATGCCGTGGGCGAGGGCGTGGGACGCCTGGCCTGCCTGAGCTTCGGCTGCTGTTACGGGCGTCCCGTCGACACCCTGGCCGAGCCCTGGAAGGGGATTTTCAGCCGCTGGAACGTCGTTTTTCACGGCGGAACCAAGAAAGCGGCCTACGCCCATGATCTCTGCGGGCGCAGGCTGGTGCCCGTGCAGCTCATGACCGCCTATCTTTACTGCGCCGCCGCCTGTCTGGGGATGATCTTCTTCGCGGCCGGGAGCTTTTCGATGGCCATGATCGTGCCTCTGGTCGTGACCCAGGTCTGGCGCGTGCTGTCCGAGTTCTTTCGCGCCGATTATCGGGGCAGGCGAAAGATCTCCGCGTACCAGATCATGGCCGGGGTGGGCGTTTTCTACGGACTTGTGCCGGCCCTTTTGCTGACCGCGTACGGCGCCGCCGTGAATTTCGGGCAAGGCCTCGCCGCCCTTTGGAACGTGCCGGTGCTGCTCCTTCTGCAGGGAGTCTTTCTGGTCGTGTTTCTCTACACGGGGCGCAGCTCCGTCACGGGTTCGAAGATCCGATTTTTTGTCAAGGAAGGGGAGATATAAGTGAGTGTCCTTTTTCGAGACAAAAGGGGATGGGTCCGCGGGCTCATCCTCTTTCTTTTCTGCCTTGGCGCGCGCCCGGCCACGGCCCTTGGTCCCCATGCGCCGCCGGATTTTGAGCGGGCCGTGGAGCACCTGTGCCGCGAGGTGCTTCACGGTCACGACCCGGACCCGGCCCGCATCGCGCCCATCATCGCCCATGTGCGCGCACACGGCGACACCTCGGGCGCGCTGCCAAGGTACTCGGACGCTCCCGGCGCATACCAGGGCTTTGCGATCGACATGCCCATGCAGCGCCTGCTGCGTTATCTCTACAACCCTGAAATTCCCCAGGAACTCATAAAGCCCTTTTCGATCCGCTCCTCGGTCTGGACCACACAGGGCAGCGCCGAAGAGCAGCGGCGACTGTGGGCCGATCCCTGGCCGCCGGCCGGGACGGAAGTCGTGCGGGGCGAGCAGTACGATCGCACCACTGCGGAACTGTCCACGGGCGGATGCTATGGAATGCAGCTGAAGCGGGCGCTTGTGTTCTTGCCGGACGACAAGGCGCTTTTGTCCGTGAGCGTGCAGCCGGGGCCGTCGGAAGTGGGCACCCGCGGCTATCTTGTGGGGCGCGACCAGGACAGCCGCTATGTCTATTCGGATGAGGAGGGATTGACCAAGACCGGGCTTGGCTGGGTCTCGTCCAGGATTCAGACCAATGTCTCCATCGGCGTCTATCTTGGTGAGGGCCGCGTGGTGCGCAGCGGCGTGTTTCAGTGGATGCGGGCGGGTTGGTCGGGCCTGTCGGTCGTCAAGGAGAGCCACATAAAGGCTTCGCTGGTGCGTTACCGGGAGCGCATCGGCGCGATCCTGCATGCTCCAGGCCTGCCCGCGCCCGAAGATCTGGAGGCGCTGTTCAGGGCGCTCGATGCAAAATCCGACGAGGAACTGCGCCGCGAGGCGCAGCCTATTGTGGCCGAATACATCGAGGCGGCCGAGCGGGACAGGAACAGGGCCGCGCTCAAAATCCTGAAGAACGACTACGCCCGGCGGCTTGATCGGGCGGAACTGATCGGGCTTTTGATGCGGGATCGGTTGGAGGATTCAGTCCGGCCACAGTAGGCTCATTCAGATTCGTTTTCGCGGGGCGCGCCGGTTTCCTGGCCCGCTCCGATCTTTTCCTTCCATCCCTTAAGGACTTCCAGATAGGCGGCGAAACGCTGCCGGTCTTCCTCGTTTTCCGCCTCGCGGAGCTGGGTTTCGGCCTTGGCAATCAGAACTTCCAGATATTTCGGATCGGTGAATCCGTGCAGGATGTGGCTCATATGATGTCTTCCCGGCGCTGCTGCACCCATTTGTTGATGGTTTCCAGATAAAGGAAGGTCTCGGTGTTCTGGATGCCGCCAAGGGCCGACAGGTCGTCGACCAGAAAACGGCGCAGATCGCTGCGTGATGCAACGTGGATCTCGACCAGAAGGTCGAAGCGGCCCGAGACGTTGGACACGGACTGCACGCCGTCGAGGTTTGCGATGGCGCGCATGATCTGGGCATTGGCCCGCCCCTCAAGGCTGACTCCCACGGTGGCGGTCAGGCCGTCCTCGAAAAACATGGGATTCACCGACGCAGAGATGCGCAGATAGCCGCTTTTGAGCAGCCGTTCCGTGCGCAGCCGCACCGTGCCGTCGGATACGCCCAGCCGCTGGGCAATGTTCTTGTAGGATTCGCGCCCGTTTTCCTGCAGGGCCGCGATGATCCGGCGGTCCGTGTGGTCCAGGGTAATTTCTTTTTCGTTCACGTTCGTGCTCCCGCGTGAGCGCATACCGAAGTCTCGCCGCAAAGACAAAGCCCGTGCGGGTGGCTCCGGAATACGGTTGCCAATTGATTTATTCGTCAATATATTGCCAATTCATTCATTGCCAAGAAATTTTATGGCGATAAAATTACGCAAATCGAAATTCTACGGGGAGGCGGCATGAAACGGATACTGGAAGATCTGGCGCGGCGGACGGAGGAATTGCGGGAAGGTGGGCTTTTCAAGGCCGAAAGGGTCATCACCTCGCCCCAGGGCGCGCGCATCACCGTGGCGGATGACCGCGCGGTGCTCAATTTCTGCGCCAACAACTATCTTGGCCTGGCCGGTGACAAGCGTCTGGTCGCGGCCGCGCACGAGGCCCTGGACCGCTACGGTTACGGCCTGTCCTCCGTGCGTTTCATCTGCGGCACCCAGGACGTGCACAAGGAGCTCGAAGAGCGCCTGTCCGAATTTCTGGGCACCGACGACACCATTCTTTACAGCTCCTGCTTCGACGCCAACGGCGGCCTCTTCGAGACCCTGCTCGGACCCGAGGACGCCGTCATCAGCGACGCCCTGAACCATGCCTCCATCATCGACGGGGTGCGGCTGTGCAAGGCCAAAAGGTTCCGGTACGCCAGCAACGACATGGCCGATCTGGAAACTCAGCTCAAGGACGCGGCGGATTGCCGCTATAAGCTCATCGTCACCGACGGGGTCTTCTCCATGGACGGCCACATCGCCGACCTGAAGGCCATCTGCGACCTGGCCGACAGGCATGACGCCCTGGTCATGGTCGATGACTCCCACGCCGTGGGCTTCATGGGCGAAAACGGGCGGGGCACGCACGAACACTGCGGGGTCATGGGTCGGGTGGACATCATCACCGGCACCCTGGGCAAGGCGTTGGGCGGAGCTTCCGGCGGCTACACCTCGGGTCGCAAGGAGATCGTCGAGTGGCTGCGGCAGCGTTCCAGACCATACCTCTTTTCCAACACCCTGGCACCGGTCATTGCCGCCACATCGCTGGCCGTGCTGGACCTGATCCGTGACGAGCCCGGATTGCGCGTCAAACTGGAGGAGAACAGCCGCTACTTCCGGCAGGCCATGACCGAGGCCGGGTTTACTCTGGCTCCGGGCGAGCATCCCATCATCCCCGTCATGCTCGGCGATGCGGTGCTGGCCCAGCGCATGGCGTCGCGGATGCTCGAAGAGGGCATCTACGTGGTCGGATTCAGCTTTCCGGTGGTGCCGCAGGGGAAAGCCAGGATACGCACCCAGATGAGCGCGGCGCATACGCGGGAACAGCTGGAGATGGCCGTGGCGGCGTTTGTGAAGGTCGGGAAGGAACTGGGAGTGATTTGAGATG is a window of Desulfomicrobium macestii DNA encoding:
- a CDS encoding prolipoprotein diacylglyceryl transferase family protein — protein: MEYLLIACFGAALFAFIFLSGRVLPSERWQMMASVPLFKNPDGMWQALNLTWYGVLSALAYTLATAVAVVLLGSVGMGILGLVLMVAGMLGLCIPAAKIVARLVEGKPNTLSVGGAAFVGIVVAPFVASGVVRLTGSGAVLPALAALAIAYAVGEGVGRLACLSFGCCYGRPVDTLAEPWKGIFSRWNVVFHGGTKKAAYAHDLCGRRLVPVQLMTAYLYCAAACLGMIFFAAGSFSMAMIVPLVVTQVWRVLSEFFRADYRGRRKISAYQIMAGVGVFYGLVPALLLTAYGAAVNFGQGLAALWNVPVLLLLQGVFLVVFLYTGRSSVTGSKIRFFVKEGEI
- a CDS encoding phosphatidylserine decarboxylase — protein: MTHQYIARDLGSIRNEELFCDRVIDYLYSRVREKAPALFDAVTSARSSSLLGFVNYDLPLGARISGASALIKRLGIDISECVEPPAHYNTARRIFERRIRYETVRPMTDDHAAVVSPADSRMFTGSLNEESVLFIKDKFFSFEEFLGRPSWNQVFAGGDFAIFRLTPDKYHYNHVPVSGVVRDFYEIEGAFHSCNPTAVISEVTPFSRNRRAVTIIDTDVPGGSGCGQVAMVEVAALMIGQIVQAYASSGYAPHEPVRPGLFLRMGQPKSLYRPGSSLDVLIFEPGRVEFSPDLVANQFRGDVGSRFSSWLGRPWVETDVRVRESIGRVLNQNT
- a CDS encoding Lrp/AsnC family transcriptional regulator is translated as MNEKEITLDHTDRRIIAALQENGRESYKNIAQRLGVSDGTVRLRTERLLKSGYLRISASVNPMFFEDGLTATVGVSLEGRANAQIMRAIANLDGVQSVSNVSGRFDLLVEIHVASRSDLRRFLVDDLSALGGIQNTETFLYLETINKWVQQRREDII
- a CDS encoding DedA family protein, with translation MNTITQYGPLAIALGAFVEGETAVLLGGAGLALGLFDFWTVVGAAFAGSMAGDQFFFWLGRLKGSAYLAGHPRFGTRAARVGGLLLRHRLPLLGTYRFIYGMRGVIPFAFGVSDLCWRFFLAANLFTATLWSALITLLGLHAGKFLTDPSVVARLPLLGAVAALLFGLGMLVRGHFKARP
- a CDS encoding radical SAM protein, which codes for MKFLSTCRALFRGRLPGQAVIQITTRCNARCVQCGMSADNSFARHSLDPEVVDRVLDTVARLGMQAVSFTGGEPLLDLGRLTGMIRRAKKLGIPYIRTGTNGFIFQRHEAPDFADRMRRTADELLESGIRNFWISLDSSDPDIHEKNRGLPGVVRGMAKAVPIFHERGLYPSVNLGINRLCGGRIPALQAPFDAHGFRQGFSEAFTRFFTFATELGFTIANCCYPMSDEDLAVYQATSSDPFIRFSPEEKRAMLLALKDVVPDFRSRIRLFTPLSSLDALVRQADGEAGQTYACRGGLDFFFVDATAGHAYPCGYRSAEDLGPFWELQDLPDGEPGCRRCDWECFRDPSELLGPFGMALSNPLEVMRRFSSRPELPGLWFSDLRYYMACDFFDGTKPMRAEKLARFAPRQAAPALLVSTEAES
- a CDS encoding glycine C-acetyltransferase, with the translated sequence MKRILEDLARRTEELREGGLFKAERVITSPQGARITVADDRAVLNFCANNYLGLAGDKRLVAAAHEALDRYGYGLSSVRFICGTQDVHKELEERLSEFLGTDDTILYSSCFDANGGLFETLLGPEDAVISDALNHASIIDGVRLCKAKRFRYASNDMADLETQLKDAADCRYKLIVTDGVFSMDGHIADLKAICDLADRHDALVMVDDSHAVGFMGENGRGTHEHCGVMGRVDIITGTLGKALGGASGGYTSGRKEIVEWLRQRSRPYLFSNTLAPVIAATSLAVLDLIRDEPGLRVKLEENSRYFRQAMTEAGFTLAPGEHPIIPVMLGDAVLAQRMASRMLEEGIYVVGFSFPVVPQGKARIRTQMSAAHTREQLEMAVAAFVKVGKELGVI